In Phalacrocorax carbo chromosome 1, bPhaCar2.1, whole genome shotgun sequence, the genomic stretch GGCGGCCCCTGCGCCCCGCCGCTTCCCGCCGCGCTAAGATGGCGGCCGCCGAGGAGCGTGTGGTCGGAGCGGCACCGGCGGGCTACACGGGTGAGGAGGGGACGCGGGGGAGCTGGGGtcggggcagcagcagggttcTTTAACCGGTGCGTCGTCCGCAGCTCTGGCGGTGAAGTTCGGAGAGCGGCAGCGCTCGCCCCACTGTCTTTTGGTGAAGGAGCACCAGGTGCGGGAAGGGGCCGGCACCACGCACCCGCCTCGCCGCACCCTCTTCGTCCTCAACGTCCCGCCGTACTGCAGCCCggtgagtggggctggggcggcCCGCGGGAGGGGTTCGGGGTGTCTCACGGGCGCGGGGCTcggccgggcggcgggaggccgGGGGCATCGCCTCGGCAGCGCGGGGCGGTGGGCGGAGGAGCCACGCGTGCCTCGGGGTGGATGTGGGCAAGGGGCCGGGGTCGTGCCGGAGAGCCTCCCGGTGCGTTCTGTAGGCCCCGCATGAGAGGGCGGGGAGAGAAGTTACTCCTGCTTTCCTCTGCCGTTTATTCGCTTTTATTTTCCGCGTCAAGGACTCTCTGTCTAGGCTGTTCGCCCGCTGCGGCCATGTCCAGTCTGTGGACATCTGTGAGAAGCCAGggccaggagagaaaaaagaaaaacttacgTCCAAATTCTTCAACCGCAAACCTGTAACGGTAAAGCTCGGGTTGAGGGGGGGAATACTCATGTTTTAGTGGTCAGAATGGGAAAAGGTCACAGGCAGTGGACGGTACTACTTGGAACGTGAGACTTGGAAACCATTTGGGGTCATTGGGTGACATGATCACCTATCTAAGTGTacattatctttttttgttatctcaCTGTAACTtgtggtttgatttttattttatttgtactgcagctccttgctgcaTTGCCGGTTTCCCTGGTGTATCTGACTGGCCTAggtgtctttttcttttagggATTTCAAGTAGCATACGTAGTGTTCAGGAAACCAGCTGCTGTCCAGGCAGCCAAGGCCCTGTCGCGGGAAGGTCCCTTGCTGATATCCACAGAGAGTCACCCTGTGAAAACCGGCATTAGCAGTAAGTCAGCCCTAGCTATCTTCCTGCTAGCTATTGCCAGGGAAAAACCATACCCCTTCCTCACTGAATCCTACCCTGCATATCCCAGGTTAATTCTCACCATTTTGTACTGAGCCAGGAGACATCCAGTGTTTCATTGTCCTGCTTTTATTATTAACAAGGTAGGAGTCTTGTTGTCCTGGATGTTTTAGTCTGGACCAGTGACGCTATGGGAGAATGGGATCACTTGGTACAATGAAGGGCAGTTTTTCCCAATGTCTTTTCAGTATCACATCGATTCAGAGAAACTGGCTGTCACTTGCCCTCAAAATGGAATCCAGACTCAATAAGAGGCACCAGGTGTCTGTGAAGATGACACCACTTCAGATGTGACCCCTTGACAGGAACACAGCCCTGAACATTGTACCTCTTGGGCTTATGTCTAGCCCACTGCTGCTTGGGAAAGCTGCAAGCTCTTCCCATCACTTACCAACTGTGGCCTTTGCTGCAAGTTGGTTGAGCTGTGGCAGTGGGGAGGCTGAACAGGAATGGGAACAGTGTGTCCTTCCCCACAGCAGTTCTCTCTAGAGCTGCTCAGAGGTATCACACTAGGGCTTGCTTCTAACAGAGGCTACTGCTGACTTCAGCCCTCTCTGTCTCAGAGTGGATTGCCAACTATGCAGCCTCAGTCGTGGATCAGGAGGAGCTGAAGGCTGAGGTGGACACCTACATGCAAGACTATGACAAAAAGATAGCAGAGGTGAGtccaggctggggagggaacCCAGCTAAGCAGTTTGTTTggggagaagaagggaagaaagatcTTTCGGTGACCTGGCCCCAGTGGAAAGGGCAGAGTGAAGCACACTGGGTGGCAGGGTTGTTTTATTCCCAGTTGCTGGTGGGCAGTCAGGCTCTGGTTTGGTCCCTAACACCTGACCCTTCCACCCAGGGCTTACAACAGGTATCCGCTAATAAATTGGGTCCTGGCTGGTGTGCAGTGTTGTGACTGAGAGTTGAATACCTGTGCCATGGGTCCCATGCCTTCCTTCAAATCTTGTGCAGAAGCAGGAGCTGTAGCTTTGCATGGGTGCAAGGTGGGCTGTGGGAGAGCCATGCACCAGGCTGGCTGGCAGCCCATCTGCACTGAGCTGCCTCACCCTCCTGTCTTTACAGGAAGAAGCCAAAGCAGCCCAGGAGGAGGGTGTTCCGGATGAGGAGGGCTGGGTGAAGGTAACACGGAAAGGCCGGAAGCCCGGCCTGCCCCGGACAGAGGCTGCCAACCTGCGGGTGCTggagagggaaaagcagaaaagggcCCGCAAAGAGCTGCTCAACTTCTATGCCTGGCAGCATCGTGAGACAAAGAGAGAGCGTGAGTGTCCGAGTCTCCCCCTACCCTTGCCTGTGTCTCTTGTCTATCACACTGTGGCCCCAAGAGcatcctttttccttcagtggaGCCTGTGTCCAACTGCAGGTGAACGGTTGGCTGGGTGGTTGGGTGAATGGCCTTGCTAGTGACTGGGGGCCCAGTGCCACCACATATCCTAGCAAGGACTGCTGGAATATTTTGTGGGAGAGTGCACAGGTCATGGCTTTCCAACAGATATTTCTTCAGTCTGCACAAAGGCAGCAATTGAAAGAGAAAACTAGCCTGTTTCCTCCCCaagagggagctgcagcactgccGGAGGTGAACAGCCAGAGCCCCAGCTTGGCGCTCAGCCTGGGCGCAAAAGAACCTGCTCTGGCAGTGTGTGTCTGCGGGTGTCAGGACTGAGCCCTTCCTGGTATGTGGAAGTGAAGCTTCCCAGGAGAGGGAGATCTGCTGCTCCCATGTGACCTGTCCTCTTTCTCTTGCCTCTTTCAGATATTGCCCAGTTGAGAAAGAAATTTGAGGAGGACAAGCAGAGAATCGCACTGATGCGAGCCCAGCGCAAGTTTCGGCCGTACTAAGCTGTGCTAAGCTATTCCTCGGATGTCTGTGGACTCCATGTGCCAAAGGATTTCAAGGATCTGAGGCAGCTTCAGGTTGTCCTTGCCCTTGGATCTGAAATGGGAGATCCCAGCAGCTACCACTGGAGGGGGGAGTTTCCTTCACTAGCACCAGTATCCTGCTCTCCCAGCCATCATTTGGCCCTGCAGCACCACTTCCCAGGGTGCTCAGGTCAAGGGTCTGAGGCACTTCCTGTGACGGCCTGTATCTCCCTGCCACCTAAGGCCCTCCTGAAGCTTGGTGAGAGCTGCGATTGACCTAGCACAGCCTCTGCAGGGGCAGGGAATGGCTGAAGAACTGTAAATAAACTGCTGCTATGTTCTCAGAACGTGGGAATGCCTCTCTCTCCACTATGGGGGGCAGCTTCTTATGTGCTGGGGTGGCAATTAGTCACGGCTTGTATGCTGGTGCTCCTTTGCACATGTTAGCGTGAAGGGTAAGAAGAGAAGGGAAGTGACTTTGGGAAAAGCCCAACTGGGAAGTTCCCAGACCTGTTGTCACAAGCAAACATCAGTGGTATGGTACAGAGCCCTACCCCTTCCCTTGGCATCTCCCTCCCAGGCAGCTCGTGCTCAGGCAGATGTTGAGATGCCCAGCCTTCCAGCTGTGCCTGGAGCTCTACAGCTGTGTCTAGCATGGGCATGGGGAACTTCTGCTGTTAAGTACCATCACTAGAACAAGGTGAAATGGGAGCCTGGCTTTGGAGGGGGAAACCAGACTCTCACCAAGGCCCTTTCCACTTAACCTGTCAGCAGGTCAGGATGGCAACAAGCACAATCAGCTGCAGGGCAGTGCTTTTGTACTCCCCATGTAACATTTGTGCATCTTTGGATGTAATGATTGCTTACCCCAGTGCACTCTGATCAGAAAGGGGCTGCAACCCCAACCCAGGCTTTTACACATTTAGTTTATTACCTATAATGATATGGGTGTGACCATGAGTGTAAGGTGGAAATGCTTGTAAATTCCACTGAGCTGGGTTAAAATGGACTTACCCTCCCCAGGAAAACCCACTGCAAATGCAGCTTCTGTTGCATGGGGAGACTGCCAGGCCTGCTTGCTTCAGCTGGCTTTTCGCATCAGTTTAACTAGGAGGCAGATGGATCCTTAATATGCCGTATCTAAAGCAGAATGCATGTAAAAATCACTGCCTCCTAAGATTGGTGTTTTAGCTGCTTGGGTGAGCCTCCCAAAAGAAAGGAGGTTCACTCTCCTGTACAGTCAAAAAGACAATTAACATTGTGAGATGAATCTTTATTTAGAAAGACAGAACTAATCTCTGCCaacttttccattattattaGTTCTCCCAGCTGCTCAGCTAAAGGATTAGTGACTCATTCCCTAGGAGCTCATTGAAATGGCTTTCTGTGCCCAGGTGAGCTCTTAtttaagctgatttttaaacaagcagCAAGTCTCAGTACAACAGGGACACTGAGGCCCTCTGAACTCAGGTACCCATGGAAGTaagcagagaagcagaacactttctattttttttcagtaggtcTAACCCCGGGAGGAGACTAGTGACACCATCTTCAGGGAGGAAGCAAGGTGAGCCACCTACCTCTTCATGCTACAtctggtgctgctgctcccacagAGGGTACCTCTGCCTGTATTCCTGCTCCATTTCAGGGTGCAAGTTAGGAGCAAGCAAGGAGAAGGCCTCTCTGGGCCTCTACCTGTTCTCACAGAGCTGGAAGTGGAGCAAGGATTCCTTTTCCCTCTGACAACTGAGATGCTTTGTGCAGCACTCCTTCAGGGAACCCCAGCAGACCTGCTTCCACCCTGCAGTGAGCTAAGCTTAGGAAAGAATATTGTGAAACTGATGTTGGATGTG encodes the following:
- the RRP7A gene encoding ribosomal RNA-processing protein 7 homolog A, which codes for MAAAEERVVGAAPAGYTALAVKFGERQRSPHCLLVKEHQVREGAGTTHPPRRTLFVLNVPPYCSPDSLSRLFARCGHVQSVDICEKPGPGEKKEKLTSKFFNRKPVTGFQVAYVVFRKPAAVQAAKALSREGPLLISTESHPVKTGISKWIANYAASVVDQEELKAEVDTYMQDYDKKIAEEEAKAAQEEGVPDEEGWVKVTRKGRKPGLPRTEAANLRVLEREKQKRARKELLNFYAWQHRETKREHIAQLRKKFEEDKQRIALMRAQRKFRPY